One Malania oleifera isolate guangnan ecotype guangnan chromosome 9, ASM2987363v1, whole genome shotgun sequence DNA segment encodes these proteins:
- the LOC131164614 gene encoding FAM10 family protein At4g22670 — MDAAKLNQLKLFIEQCKANPSILSDPSLSFFKDYLQSLGAKLPPSAYTHEDSARSSKPYVVDESDDDMADLEEEPRPADEGYLSDIIESDIELEGDTVEPDNDPPQKMGDSSVEVTEESRDASQAAKAQAMEAISEGKLEEAIDHLTEAILLNPTSAIMYGNRASVYIKMKKPNAAIRDASAALEINPDSAKGYKSRGMAHAMLGQWEEAAKDLHLASKLDYDEEINAVLKKVEPNAHRIEEHRRKYERLRKEREDRKIEREKQRRRAEAQAAYEKAKKQEQSSSSKKPGGPSGFGGMPGGFPGGMPGGFPGGMPGGMPGGMPGGMPGGMPGGMPEGMPGGFPGSMPGGMPGNVDFSKILNDPELMAAFKDPEVMAALQDVMKNPANLAKHQANPKVAPIIAKMMSKFGGPK, encoded by the exons ATGGACGCCGCAAAGCTTAATCAGTTGAAGCTGTTCATCGAGCAGTGCAAGGCCAATCCATCCATTCTCAGCgatccgtctctctccttcttcaAAGATTACCTCCAAAG TCTGGGCGCCAAGCTTCCGCCCTCAGCTTACACTCATGAGGATTCCGCTAGAAGTAGCAAACCG TATGTGGTGGATGAGAGTGACGACGACATGGCGGACCTCGAAGAGGAGCCTCGCCCGGCTGATGAAGGATATTTGAGTGACATAATCGAGTCTGATATCGAGCTCGAAGGGGACACTGTAGAGCCTGACAATGATCCTCCCCAAAAG ATGGGAGACAGCTCTGTGGAGGTTACCGAGGAGAGTCGTGATGCATCGCAGGCAGCAAAGGCACAGGCcatggaagcaatttcagaag GTAAGCTGGAGGAAGCTATTGACCATCTGACGGAGGCAATTTTGCTCAATCCTACATCTGCTATTATGTATGGCAACAGAG CTAGCGTGTACATCAAAATGAAGAAACCCAATGCTGCTATTCGGGATGCCAGCGCAGCTCTAGAG ATTAACCCAGATTCTGCTAAAGGTTACAAATCTCGTGGTATGGCCCATGCAATGCTAGGCCAATGGGAAGAGGCTGCAAAGGATCTTCACTTGGCATCAAAGTTAGATTATGATGAGGAAATAAATGCGGTACTTAAGAAG GTTGAACCCAATGCCCATAGGATTGAGGAACATCGGAGGAAGTATGAAAGGTTGCGCAAAGAAAGAGAGGATAGAAAGATTGAGCGTGAGAAGCAACGTCGTCGGGCTGAAGCTCAG GCTGCATATGAGAAGGCTAAGAAGCAAGAGCAGTCATCTTCAAGTAAGAAACCTGGAGGACCCAGTGGCTTTGGTGGAATGCCTGGAGGCTTTCCTGGGGGTATGCCTGGAGGCTTTCCTGGGGGCATGCCTGGAGGTATGCCTGGAGGCATGCCTGGAGGTATGCCTGGAGGCATGCCTGGAGGTATGCCTGAAGGTATGCCTGGAGGTTTTCCAGGTAGCATGCCAGGAGGGATGCCGGGAAATGTTGATTTCAGCAAAATATTAAAT GACCCGGAATTGATGGCAGCTTTTAAAGATCCAGAAGTCATGGCTGCACTTCAAGATG TGATGAAGAACCCTGCAAATCTGGCAAAGCATCAAGCGAATCCAAAGGTGGCTCCCATAATTGCAAAGATGATGAGCAAATTTGGAGGACCTAAGTGA